A window of the Bacteroides thetaiotaomicron VPI-5482 genome harbors these coding sequences:
- a CDS encoding helix-turn-helix domain-containing protein produces MEAKTNEEFFNVSALIDERFGKEGTASRAEAEEKAYAFYTGQIIEDARKKAKITQAELARRIGSDRSYISRVESGQTEPKVSTFYRIMNALGCKIEFSMIL; encoded by the coding sequence ATGGAAGCAAAAACAAATGAGGAATTCTTTAATGTCAGTGCATTAATAGATGAGCGTTTTGGTAAGGAAGGAACAGCTTCTCGTGCAGAGGCAGAAGAAAAGGCCTACGCCTTTTATACAGGACAGATTATCGAGGACGCAAGAAAAAAGGCTAAAATCACTCAGGCTGAATTAGCCCGGCGTATCGGCTCTGACCGTTCTTATATTTCAAGAGTAGAAAGTGGTCAGACAGAGCCTAAAGTATCTACTTTCTATCGTATAATGAATGCGTTAGGCTGTAAAATCGAATTTTCAATGATTTTGTAA
- a CDS encoding MFS transporter, with the protein MGFKLLDFYKISPPVSGGETDSERSVRFKRIRWATFLSATTGYGIYYVCRLSMNVIRKPIVEDGVFTETQLGIIGSCLFFVYAVGKLTNGFLADRSNVKRFMSTGLLCSALINLCLGFTNSFFAFVLLWGLNGWFQSMGAASGVVSLTRWYSSKERGTFYGFWSASHNLGEALTFISIALLVSWMGWRYGMIGAGVIGLLGFLMMLAFMRDTPQSQGFLLDRRGTSDAHSVSGKQTEEFNKAQKAVLKNPAIWILALSSAFMYISRYAVNSWGVFYLEAQKGYSTLDASFIISISSVCGIVGTVFSGIISDKFFAGSRNVPALIFGLMNVSALCLFLLVPGVHFWVDALAMVLFGLGIGVLICFLGGLMAVDIAPCNASGAALGVVGIASYIGAGLQDVMSGILIEGQKTVQNGVEVYDFTYINWFWIGAALLSVVFALLVWNAGEKRSEIN; encoded by the coding sequence ATGGGATTTAAACTATTGGATTTTTATAAAATCTCTCCTCCGGTGTCCGGGGGAGAGACTGATTCGGAACGCTCTGTCCGTTTCAAGCGTATTCGTTGGGCTACCTTTCTGTCTGCCACTACCGGATATGGCATTTATTATGTTTGTCGTTTGAGTATGAATGTAATCCGTAAACCGATTGTAGAAGACGGAGTTTTTACCGAAACCCAACTGGGGATTATCGGTTCCTGCCTTTTTTTCGTATATGCCGTCGGTAAGCTGACCAATGGCTTTCTTGCTGACCGTAGCAATGTAAAGCGTTTTATGTCTACCGGATTATTGTGTTCTGCTCTGATCAACTTATGTCTGGGATTCACGAATTCCTTCTTTGCTTTTGTTCTCCTTTGGGGGTTGAATGGTTGGTTTCAGTCGATGGGGGCAGCATCAGGAGTTGTGTCGCTGACTCGTTGGTATAGTAGTAAAGAGCGAGGTACTTTTTATGGCTTTTGGTCGGCCAGCCACAATTTGGGTGAAGCTCTGACTTTTATATCCATCGCTTTGCTGGTCAGTTGGATGGGATGGCGTTATGGGATGATCGGTGCGGGAGTGATTGGTTTGCTTGGTTTTCTGATGATGCTTGCTTTTATGCGTGATACGCCTCAAAGTCAGGGCTTTTTGCTAGATCGGCGGGGGACGTCAGATGCTCATTCCGTTTCCGGTAAACAAACCGAGGAATTCAATAAAGCTCAGAAAGCAGTTTTGAAGAATCCTGCTATTTGGATTCTTGCATTATCCAGTGCTTTTATGTATATCAGCCGTTATGCAGTCAATAGCTGGGGTGTTTTCTATCTGGAAGCGCAAAAAGGTTATTCTACTTTGGATGCTAGTTTTATTATATCTATCAGTTCTGTATGCGGAATTGTAGGTACGGTTTTCTCAGGTATTATTTCAGATAAGTTTTTTGCTGGCAGTCGTAATGTTCCGGCTTTGATATTCGGATTAATGAATGTGTCTGCTCTTTGTTTGTTTCTATTGGTTCCGGGGGTACATTTTTGGGTGGATGCTTTGGCGATGGTGCTCTTCGGTTTGGGCATTGGAGTGCTGATTTGTTTTTTAGGAGGACTGATGGCGGTCGATATTGCTCCCTGCAATGCTTCGGGAGCCGCTTTGGGAGTTGTCGGTATAGCGAGTTATATAGGAGCCGGTTTGCAGGATGTGATGAGTGGCATTCTGATCGAAGGTCAGAAGACGGTGCAAAATGGAGTAGAAGTTTACGATTTTACATATATCAATTGGTTTTGGATTGGTGCAGCCTTGCTTTCAGTAGTGTTTGCTTTGTTGGTTTGGAATGCAGGAGAGAAAAGAAGTGAAATAAATTGA
- a CDS encoding RagB/SusD family nutrient uptake outer membrane protein: MKRFYMINYLLCGICLLWMTGCSNMLDEMRPKDKIPQDALSESDLTKLLNGVYAEMEELVFKFYMDGDVKGENFKAGPGFSMNDPMSMAPSSKDVLGQWQKCFTALKQVNFLVETYEASSNKDSQVVKQTGGTGYYFRALIYYHLVTRWGGAPILRKRTYDVVPISPEADVWNFIKEDLGKAESLLPEFTDRFYVSLSVCDALNAKVCLALKDYTNAAIYADRVITKSNFALSTTSAEYANAFISNSNSKELIFALANKRSTGLLLFYQSVNDIDPTWDYSPSADCYSHLYADTSVKKQDIRAKAVFGADNSRIIKFPNGSTGQFVTNEQPSQTPIVVARVAEMYLIKAEALGATNGLSTLKEFMNKRYATVSLPSSMSDTEFQNQILDERHRELYAEGQRWYDLKRTNRLDLFTSLNGRNYLMYYPVPQSERDLAGAENYPQNDGY; encoded by the coding sequence ATGAAACGATTTTATATGATCAACTATTTACTATGCGGCATTTGTCTTTTATGGATGACAGGATGCTCAAATATGCTGGATGAAATGCGACCGAAGGACAAGATACCTCAAGACGCATTGAGCGAGTCCGACTTGACAAAGTTGCTTAACGGGGTATATGCTGAAATGGAAGAACTGGTTTTCAAGTTCTATATGGACGGTGATGTGAAAGGAGAGAATTTCAAGGCGGGCCCGGGATTTTCCATGAATGATCCGATGTCGATGGCTCCGAGCTCCAAAGATGTATTGGGGCAGTGGCAGAAATGTTTCACAGCCTTAAAGCAAGTCAATTTCTTGGTGGAGACCTACGAAGCATCCTCCAATAAAGACAGTCAGGTGGTGAAACAGACCGGAGGAACCGGCTATTATTTCCGGGCATTGATTTATTATCATTTAGTCACCCGTTGGGGAGGAGCGCCTATTTTACGTAAGCGTACTTACGACGTAGTGCCTATCTCACCCGAAGCCGATGTGTGGAATTTTATTAAAGAAGATTTGGGCAAGGCAGAGAGCTTACTTCCGGAATTTACCGATCGCTTTTACGTATCTTTAAGTGTATGTGATGCATTGAATGCAAAAGTTTGTCTGGCCTTGAAAGATTATACGAATGCGGCTATTTATGCAGACAGAGTGATTACTAAGTCCAATTTCGCATTGAGTACCACATCAGCTGAATATGCTAATGCTTTCATCTCCAATAGTAATAGCAAAGAACTGATTTTTGCTCTGGCCAATAAACGCAGCACGGGATTGTTACTTTTCTATCAGTCTGTTAATGATATTGACCCGACATGGGATTATTCTCCCTCTGCCGATTGCTATAGTCATCTTTATGCCGATACTTCAGTCAAAAAGCAGGATATTCGTGCCAAAGCAGTCTTTGGGGCAGACAATAGCCGGATCATCAAATTTCCGAATGGAAGCACCGGGCAGTTTGTGACCAACGAACAACCTTCTCAAACTCCTATAGTAGTGGCTCGTGTAGCCGAAATGTATCTGATTAAAGCGGAAGCACTGGGAGCAACGAACGGCCTGTCGACCTTGAAAGAGTTTATGAATAAGCGTTATGCTACAGTCTCATTACCTTCAAGCATGAGCGACACCGAGTTTCAGAATCAGATACTGGACGAACGCCATCGTGAACTGTATGCAGAAGGACAGCGCTGGTACGACTTGAAGAGGACCAATCGGTTGGATTTATTTACTTCGCTGAACGGAAGAAACTATTTAATGTACTATCCGGTTCCCCAGTCGGAACGCGATTTGGCAGGAGCCGAAAATTATCCTCAAAACGATGGTTATTAA
- a CDS encoding DUF4248 domain-containing protein, giving the protein MNYKEDSFLIRTYTKAELAHLYNPHVCLKVALQILRRWIIYNLPLLHELEQEGYRARNRLLSPKQVATIIHFLGEP; this is encoded by the coding sequence ATGAATTACAAAGAAGATTCTTTCCTTATCCGCACCTATACCAAAGCGGAACTGGCTCACCTTTACAATCCCCATGTCTGCCTCAAAGTTGCTTTACAAATACTTCGTCGTTGGATTATTTACAACCTCCCTCTCCTGCACGAACTCGAACAGGAAGGCTACCGCGCACGCAACCGTCTCCTTTCGCCGAAACAAGTGGCAACTATCATACACTTTTTGGGCGAACCGTAG
- a CDS encoding glycerophosphodiester phosphodiesterase family protein, which yields MKKYIMIGILFAFPFCLSADEPVKAIYAKITNPDNKEITVVAHRADWRYAPENSLAAIESSIRLGADVVELDVQKTKDGQLILMHDKTLDRTTTGKGKVAEWTLDSIRTLYLKNGAALKTKHRVPTLEEALWVAKGRVMVNLDKAYPIFDEIFPILEKTGTVDQIIMKGSKPVADVKNDLGKYLDRIIYMPIIHLDKPGAMKQLDDFMTELHPVAFELLFVSDTCQVPKQVKTKLKGKSKIWYNTLWDTMAGGHDDDKSLENPDEGYGYLIDTLGAAIIQTDRTAYLLEYLQSRKKRSENGQDAYH from the coding sequence ATGAAGAAATATATAATGATAGGAATCTTATTCGCATTTCCTTTCTGCCTGTCGGCAGACGAACCGGTGAAAGCCATTTATGCGAAGATAACGAACCCTGACAATAAAGAAATCACGGTTGTAGCTCATCGGGCAGACTGGCGTTACGCACCCGAAAATTCACTTGCCGCTATTGAAAGTTCCATTCGTCTGGGAGCTGACGTAGTGGAGCTGGATGTTCAGAAAACCAAAGACGGTCAATTGATCCTGATGCATGACAAAACGCTGGACCGAACGACTACCGGAAAAGGAAAGGTAGCCGAATGGACATTGGATTCTATCCGGACACTCTATCTGAAGAATGGAGCGGCACTCAAAACCAAGCATCGTGTACCTACTTTGGAAGAGGCTTTATGGGTTGCCAAAGGTCGTGTGATGGTCAATCTGGATAAAGCATATCCGATATTTGACGAGATTTTCCCCATCCTCGAAAAGACGGGAACAGTGGATCAGATTATCATGAAAGGTTCCAAGCCTGTGGCAGACGTAAAGAACGACTTAGGTAAATATCTGGACCGTATCATTTATATGCCTATCATTCATTTGGATAAGCCGGGAGCAATGAAGCAACTGGATGATTTTATGACGGAGCTGCATCCCGTAGCTTTTGAACTTCTATTTGTATCGGATACCTGCCAGGTCCCCAAGCAAGTAAAAACGAAGTTGAAAGGAAAAAGTAAAATCTGGTATAATACGTTGTGGGATACGATGGCTGGCGGACATGATGATGATAAATCGTTGGAGAATCCGGACGAAGGATATGGTTATCTGATCGATACACTCGGAGCGGCCATCATTCAGACAGACCGTACTGCCTATCTGCTGGAATATTTGCAATCGCGTAAGAAGCGTAGTGAAAACGGGCAAGATGCGTATCATTAA
- a CDS encoding HU family DNA-binding protein: protein MAMTVSYSVVPRKNPAKKSEPAKYYAQAQASGELDFEELCEAITSRSTCTETDVRAAISGILYEVKRALKAGRIARLGDLGSLQIGLNSEGAASVKEFSGSMIKGAHLIFRPGKTLAELMKILSYQQVLTRAVAQAGAGDGGGEDPDKNPDSGGDGSGDEEAPDPTV from the coding sequence ATGGCAATGACAGTATCTTATTCAGTGGTGCCGCGCAAGAATCCTGCAAAAAAGAGTGAACCGGCAAAGTATTATGCACAGGCGCAGGCGTCGGGTGAGCTGGACTTTGAAGAGTTGTGCGAAGCGATCACCAGTCGTTCTACTTGTACGGAAACGGATGTACGTGCGGCTATTTCGGGTATTCTTTACGAAGTGAAGCGTGCGTTGAAGGCAGGAAGAATTGCGAGACTGGGTGATTTGGGCAGTTTGCAGATAGGACTGAACAGTGAAGGTGCGGCATCGGTCAAGGAATTTTCCGGTTCGATGATTAAGGGGGCGCATCTTATTTTCCGCCCCGGTAAAACGCTGGCGGAATTGATGAAGATTCTGAGTTACCAGCAAGTGCTGACTCGTGCGGTGGCGCAGGCGGGTGCAGGCGATGGCGGGGGAGAAGACCCTGACAAGAATCCGGATTCCGGTGGTGATGGCTCCGGTGATGAAGAGGCTCCGGACCCTACGGTATAA
- a CDS encoding BT4734/BF3469 family protein, whose amino-acid sequence MKHFTIFQGFYYAIAEMTEEEIVSTIGSFTYREKVEEIRRIFAEQGEKAANEKKKELPAIAFSASYRGRRTKVNLVKYLGHIVIDIDHLSKEELARILPIIKRCDYTRIAFISPKGMGVKIIVRACHPDETLPETLQEIEDFHHAAYTRLVSFYTELCRIEIDTSGQDVARTCLFSYDPEIYFNPNADAFLVDQPQASYKISNRKNLSGSKQQTPPDGTPTNEDTALNAHSANASLVLTLTYYHNKSEKYIAGNRNNYLHHLSCTFNRYGIPQEETSAFIKSQFTDFPADETVSLINSAYAHTDEFNTCKLNGTQKRILRIEQYISEHYETRYNEVLHIMEYRRRRPDTEKPEPFRILDEMMENSIWIEINELGYPCTVKTIENLIYSDFSQSYHPIREYFELLPEWDGTDYIRILADSVQTSHQEFWAECLERYLVAMCAAATQENIVNHTVLLLCSEIQNIGKTTFINNLLPPELRAYLSTGLINSNNKDDLAKITQAMLINLDEFEGMSGRELNAFKDLVTRKVISFRLPYARRSQNFPHTASFAGTCNYQEVLHDTTGNRRFLCFHPYSIQFITINYAQLYAQIKYLLNKPGYQYWFTQADNERLEENNEAFIFHSPEEEMVLTHIRKPERFEKVYYLTVSEIAELIRERTGYQYSIGSKIQLGKVMTKHHFESKKGNNGRRYAVFIIDIEQVKSNRLYE is encoded by the coding sequence ATGAAACATTTCACCATATTTCAAGGTTTCTACTACGCAATAGCAGAGATGACCGAAGAAGAAATAGTGTCCACTATCGGCAGTTTTACCTACCGGGAAAAAGTCGAAGAAATACGCCGCATCTTTGCAGAGCAAGGAGAAAAGGCTGCCAATGAGAAGAAAAAAGAATTGCCGGCAATCGCCTTCTCCGCCAGCTACCGAGGAAGGCGTACCAAAGTGAACCTCGTCAAATATCTGGGACACATCGTGATAGACATCGACCACCTCAGCAAAGAAGAATTGGCACGCATCCTCCCTATCATCAAGAGATGCGATTACACCCGCATCGCCTTTATCAGTCCCAAAGGGATGGGCGTGAAAATCATAGTGCGCGCATGCCATCCGGATGAGACATTGCCCGAAACCCTTCAGGAAATAGAAGACTTCCATCATGCAGCTTACACCAGACTCGTTTCTTTTTACACCGAACTCTGTCGGATAGAAATCGACACCTCCGGTCAGGATGTGGCACGCACTTGTCTGTTCTCTTACGATCCGGAGATCTATTTCAATCCGAACGCTGACGCTTTTCTTGTAGATCAACCTCAGGCATCCTACAAGATTTCAAATCGTAAAAATCTCTCCGGCAGTAAACAACAGACTCCTCCGGACGGCACCCCGACGAATGAAGACACAGCACTCAACGCCCATTCCGCCAACGCTTCTTTGGTGTTGACTTTAACTTACTATCACAACAAGTCCGAAAAATACATAGCAGGCAACCGGAACAATTATCTGCACCATCTCTCATGTACCTTCAATCGCTACGGCATTCCGCAGGAGGAAACATCCGCCTTTATCAAAAGCCAGTTTACAGACTTTCCGGCGGACGAGACAGTCTCTTTGATCAATAGCGCCTACGCTCATACCGACGAATTTAATACCTGTAAACTGAATGGCACGCAGAAACGAATATTACGGATAGAACAATATATCAGCGAGCACTACGAAACACGCTACAATGAAGTGCTGCATATCATGGAATATCGCAGAAGGCGTCCCGACACCGAGAAACCGGAGCCTTTCCGCATCTTGGATGAGATGATGGAAAACAGTATCTGGATAGAAATCAACGAGCTGGGATATCCCTGCACTGTCAAAACAATCGAAAATCTGATTTACTCCGATTTCAGCCAGTCGTATCATCCCATTCGCGAGTATTTTGAATTACTGCCCGAATGGGACGGAACCGACTATATCCGTATCCTGGCGGATAGTGTCCAGACGAGTCATCAGGAGTTTTGGGCGGAATGCCTGGAACGTTATCTGGTGGCGATGTGCGCAGCGGCTACTCAGGAGAATATTGTCAATCACACGGTACTTCTGCTATGCAGCGAGATACAGAACATAGGAAAGACTACCTTTATCAATAATCTCCTGCCTCCCGAACTGCGTGCTTATCTCTCTACCGGACTAATCAATTCGAACAATAAAGATGATTTAGCCAAAATAACGCAGGCCATGCTGATCAATCTCGACGAGTTTGAAGGGATGAGCGGTCGGGAACTGAATGCATTCAAAGATTTGGTAACGCGCAAAGTGATCAGTTTCCGTCTGCCATATGCACGCCGTTCGCAAAACTTCCCTCATACGGCCTCTTTTGCAGGAACCTGCAATTATCAGGAAGTGCTTCACGACACGACAGGCAACCGGCGTTTCCTTTGTTTTCATCCTTATTCCATCCAATTTATTACCATCAATTATGCGCAGCTCTATGCTCAGATCAAATATCTGCTGAATAAGCCGGGGTACCAATACTGGTTCACGCAAGCGGACAATGAACGGCTTGAAGAGAATAACGAGGCTTTCATCTTTCATTCACCGGAAGAAGAAATGGTTCTTACGCATATCCGCAAGCCGGAACGTTTTGAGAAGGTTTATTATCTGACTGTCAGTGAGATTGCGGAACTAATACGTGAGCGTACCGGTTATCAGTATTCCATCGGATCAAAAATACAGTTGGGGAAGGTGATGACTAAGCACCATTTTGAATCTAAAAAAGGAAATAACGGGCGCCGATATGCCGTATTTATTATAGATATCGAGCAGGTAAAATCAAACAGGCTGTATGAATAG
- a CDS encoding type II toxin-antitoxin system RelE/ParE family toxin — translation MKREIIAYKGYFKEFFENLDAGTQDKILYVLMLLQTQDRIPLKFMRLIEEGLYELRIEYQSNIYRIFFCFDEGRIVILFNGFQKKTEKTPKKEIDKAKILRKEYYGSKNK, via the coding sequence ATGAAAAGAGAAATAATAGCATATAAAGGATACTTCAAAGAATTCTTTGAAAATTTAGATGCTGGCACCCAAGATAAGATATTGTATGTGCTAATGTTATTGCAGACACAAGACAGAATACCTTTGAAATTTATGCGGTTGATAGAAGAAGGACTTTATGAACTTCGTATCGAGTACCAAAGCAATATATATAGAATATTCTTTTGTTTCGACGAAGGGCGTATTGTGATTCTGTTTAACGGTTTTCAAAAGAAAACCGAAAAAACACCAAAGAAAGAAATTGATAAAGCAAAGATATTAAGAAAGGAGTATTATGGAAGCAAAAACAAATGA
- a CDS encoding N-acetylmuramoyl-L-alanine amidase, translating into MRKISLIVIHCSATRVDCDFTAKDVDTAHRYRGFSCWGYHYYIRKSGEIEPMRDEDTVGAHARGYNAISLGVCYEGGLDENGKAADTRTPRQKEALHRLVHELLQRYPEAKVVGHRDLSPDTNYNGIVDPWERIKECPCFEVIGEFSIN; encoded by the coding sequence ATGAGAAAGATTAGTCTGATTGTGATCCATTGTTCCGCCACCCGTGTCGATTGCGACTTTACGGCAAAGGATGTGGATACGGCTCACCGTTATCGTGGCTTTTCGTGCTGGGGGTATCATTATTATATACGCAAGTCGGGCGAGATTGAGCCGATGCGGGATGAAGATACGGTCGGAGCTCATGCACGTGGCTACAATGCGATCAGCTTAGGTGTATGCTATGAGGGCGGTCTGGATGAGAATGGAAAAGCGGCGGATACGCGTACACCCCGTCAGAAGGAGGCGCTACATCGCTTGGTACACGAATTGTTGCAGCGTTATCCGGAAGCTAAAGTAGTAGGGCATCGGGATTTAAGTCCCGACACCAACTATAATGGGATCGTAGATCCTTGGGAACGGATTAAAGAATGCCCTTGCTTTGAGGTCATTGGAGAATTCTCCATTAATTAA
- a CDS encoding glycerophosphodiester phosphodiesterase family protein, with the protein MKNIKIFATFCICLLLFSACSDDWKENALTAKFSFDKSLYYVGDEVRITNETVGGEGNYTYEWDLGDGKTSTDPNPVVTYQTNGAYTVTLHVKDAKGTYAMAHKLLTIDSEPLPEVGNVKLKWVGGHVLGEVRSTAPAVSDDNGVYMTSNDHYLRKFSAATGDQLWEFDLWTSADGDAPSGNTHTTPSIDIDGTIYVGTGDTSGKVGRVYAINPDGSKKWLVAGDAEKGFWNKGNASTPRINYLTCAIGENHVYMGNGGSTGSVLAVDKVTGYRVGYVANADNSGGPSGGVSAGIVLANNTLVWGGGKNGLFGASASALNAGGNVMWAWQVFSSGDDKPSENMNGSPAVDEAGTIYGTATFAGMGSSAFAMGSDGVEKWRTPLGNVGTLDQGGVVIGLDGSIIVTVKRAPGEATGGIISLSPGGAIQWHYGIAEDVSGCAAIDQAGNIHFGTQSGNYYIIKPEESDEQLILKKDLAALISESDSPLKGDWEAGIGKIWSSPTIGPDGAIYIGVTNTVDPTKSVLVALEDEGITGAATSAWPMKGKDRRHSGAQSGGNGENPGGEEGGQLPMTGNLKADLKSLFESTSYKVWLCAHRGNTQKGMKEGIPENSLPAIEHSVKAGVEMIELDARPTSDGVLVLMHDNTIDRTTNGSGAVGDFTYQQLQQFYLKDASGNITGERIPTLEEAMKKGKGKVYYNLDIVNKNVAVNTIVALLKKLDMEGSTLLYVSNNRNYAFDLKTANSSLLLHPMAKAADDITYFSSSYTDNVQMMQLSTSDAMGGTMVNEIKDQGWLLFSNIVGANDTNMLSENYSGLVGMINKRINIVQTDYAEVAAKYLKSKGYR; encoded by the coding sequence ATGAAGAATATAAAAATATTTGCAACGTTTTGCATCTGCTTGCTGCTGTTTTCAGCCTGTTCGGATGACTGGAAAGAAAATGCGTTAACAGCCAAATTCTCTTTTGACAAGTCGCTGTATTATGTCGGAGATGAAGTTCGCATTACTAATGAAACCGTAGGCGGAGAAGGAAACTACACTTATGAGTGGGATTTGGGAGACGGAAAGACTTCAACGGACCCCAATCCCGTAGTCACCTATCAAACGAACGGTGCCTATACGGTGACTCTTCATGTGAAGGATGCAAAAGGCACTTATGCGATGGCTCACAAATTGTTGACCATTGATTCGGAGCCTTTGCCTGAAGTAGGAAATGTAAAACTGAAATGGGTAGGCGGTCATGTGTTAGGAGAAGTACGTTCTACAGCTCCGGCTGTCAGTGATGATAATGGGGTGTATATGACTTCCAATGATCATTATTTACGTAAATTTTCGGCAGCGACAGGAGACCAGCTTTGGGAATTTGACCTTTGGACATCTGCTGACGGCGATGCACCATCCGGAAATACGCATACTACTCCAAGCATTGATATAGACGGAACAATCTACGTAGGAACAGGAGACACCAGTGGCAAAGTAGGACGTGTGTATGCAATAAATCCGGACGGGAGTAAGAAATGGCTGGTGGCAGGTGACGCTGAAAAGGGCTTCTGGAATAAAGGAAACGCTTCCACACCCCGTATCAATTACCTGACCTGTGCCATTGGTGAGAATCATGTATATATGGGTAATGGCGGTTCTACAGGATCAGTGCTTGCAGTAGATAAGGTGACCGGCTATCGGGTAGGATACGTAGCGAATGCGGATAATTCCGGAGGTCCTTCCGGAGGAGTATCTGCCGGAATAGTATTGGCAAACAACACTTTAGTTTGGGGTGGCGGAAAGAATGGATTGTTCGGGGCTTCTGCTTCTGCGTTGAATGCCGGTGGAAATGTAATGTGGGCTTGGCAGGTATTTAGCTCCGGCGATGATAAGCCGTCAGAAAATATGAACGGTTCTCCGGCAGTAGATGAGGCTGGTACTATTTACGGAACAGCTACGTTTGCAGGAATGGGAAGTAGCGCATTTGCTATGGGAAGTGATGGAGTGGAGAAGTGGCGTACTCCTTTGGGCAATGTCGGCACGCTGGATCAAGGCGGTGTTGTGATAGGACTCGACGGAAGCATTATCGTTACAGTGAAACGTGCTCCGGGGGAAGCAACCGGAGGAATCATCTCTTTGTCTCCGGGAGGAGCTATCCAATGGCATTACGGCATTGCGGAAGATGTAAGCGGTTGTGCGGCAATTGATCAAGCAGGAAACATACATTTCGGCACCCAGTCCGGCAATTATTATATCATTAAACCGGAAGAATCGGATGAACAATTGATTCTGAAAAAAGACCTTGCTGCGTTGATTAGTGAAAGTGACTCTCCTTTAAAAGGAGATTGGGAAGCGGGAATCGGTAAAATCTGGAGTTCGCCTACCATCGGACCGGATGGAGCGATTTATATCGGAGTCACCAATACGGTGGACCCTACAAAGAGCGTGTTAGTAGCTTTGGAAGATGAGGGAATTACCGGGGCCGCAACCTCTGCCTGGCCGATGAAAGGGAAGGACAGACGTCACTCCGGAGCCCAATCGGGAGGGAATGGAGAGAATCCCGGTGGAGAAGAAGGAGGACAGTTGCCTATGACGGGGAATTTGAAAGCAGATTTAAAGAGTCTGTTTGAAAGCACCTCTTATAAAGTGTGGCTCTGCGCGCATCGTGGAAATACCCAAAAAGGGATGAAAGAGGGGATTCCCGAAAACTCGTTACCTGCGATAGAACACTCGGTCAAAGCAGGAGTTGAGATGATCGAACTGGATGCACGGCCGACCTCTGACGGTGTGTTGGTATTGATGCACGACAACACCATCGACCGGACAACAAACGGTAGCGGTGCGGTGGGAGACTTTACTTATCAGCAATTACAACAATTTTATCTGAAAGATGCATCCGGCAATATAACTGGCGAACGAATCCCGACTTTGGAGGAAGCGATGAAGAAGGGAAAAGGAAAAGTTTATTATAATCTGGATATTGTCAACAAGAATGTTGCGGTAAATACGATCGTCGCATTGCTTAAAAAATTGGATATGGAAGGTTCCACTTTGCTGTATGTATCCAACAATCGCAATTATGCATTTGATTTGAAGACAGCCAACAGTAGTTTGCTGTTGCACCCGATGGCAAAAGCCGCCGATGATATCACATACTTCTCCTCATCCTACACTGATAATGTACAAATGATGCAGCTGTCTACGTCAGACGCTATGGGTGGAACGATGGTTAATGAGATTAAAGATCAAGGCTGGCTTCTTTTCTCCAACATTGTCGGAGCGAATGATACCAATATGTTGTCGGAAAACTACTCCGGTTTGGTGGGAATGATTAACAAACGCATCAACATTGTGCAAACAGACTATGCTGAAGTAGCTGCCAAATATTTAAAGTCTAAAGGATACAGATAA